Within Primulina tabacum isolate GXHZ01 chromosome 5, ASM2559414v2, whole genome shotgun sequence, the genomic segment aaattgaagaaatgaaattgTCGGGGTCCGAAAAAGATGAGCAATTTGTATCGAACAGATGAGCAATTGGGTCGGCTAAAAGACTAGCAATGATGGTGACACACTAGGGAAAATGTTGCCCCCAACTCCATCTCAACTCTCCACTATTACTCCCCACCACAACCCTGGAAACATTTTTCCCAACACatcttaaattaattagaatttcaaatgtttaaattttttccttacttttaaacaattaaatttttttttaacatttaacTTGCTGATCTTTTCCTATCTATATATTGTGAGAACTCTACTTATTTCTTTCGAAGGTGtattgattaattaagtaattaagcAGATGGAACTGCAACTGGGGCTTGCACTCTCAAGCAGCTTAGCTCCAGGGAAGTTCGATTTCGACCTCAATCAAGATTATCATGAAACTGACGATAAAAAATATCGTTACGACGAGCCGCGAAAAAATATGAACAAATCTTTTCTAAGGAAAAGGTACTTTGTATATATTCAGTTCTTTATTCTTTTTTCCAGTTGAAATCTACGCATTAATTCACACATGCTAGCTTTTGCATTCTGCTAGTTTGCTAGCTTTTGTATTCTGCTAGTTTATGGTGACATGAATTGCATATTGTTCGATCATATAACACATAAATTAATTAGTAAGATTTGGAATTAATTTGTTTATGATCTgatcaaaatttaatatttttgcaCATCCTTCTTCTTAGAAATGGTAATCGGGAAATATATATCTTATGGAGATGAATTGGTAATaatttttttcgaaaaaaacaggaataatatttataatttatcattATCCAATTGACGTACGTATGTTGGATCAACAGAAAAATTGATTTGAAGGGTGATGATCATTTTGTTATCGGGTGGCCGCCGGTGAAATCGCGAAGGCAAAACTGCGGTGGTCATCCCCCTGCCAACTATGTCCACGTAAAGAACAACGCCTGCTGTAGCCGTGGCGGTGGATCCAATTCTCTGTTTGTCAAAGTGAAAATGGAAGGGATTGGGATAGGAAGGAAAATCGACCTAAAACTCTATCATTCTTATCAAACACTTGTTCCCATTCTTATTGGCATGTTCGGAAAATGTAAGCCAATAATTTATTGTTATGCTCTTAATTTTCAGAAGCAAAAGcagcaaaaaatatatataattaatttacagTCTCACGTATTTTTATTCGTGAATCTCATATTtacattaaaaatattacttttgttTTTTATATGAACGACTCAAATAGAAGATCCatgtcacaaaattgactcatgTGACGTCTCATTCTCACAAGAATTTTTGTGTAATTATTTAACCTCGAATCCAATGTTTTATCTCAATTTGACAGGTCGAGCGGATGTTGACATGTACAATCTTATGTATCAAGACGAGCAAGGTGGTTGGCTG encodes:
- the LOC142544583 gene encoding auxin-responsive protein IAA31-like, with translation MELQLGLALSSSLAPGKFDFDLNQDYHETDDKKYRYDEPRKNMNKSFLRKRKIDLKGDDHFVIGWPPVKSRRQNCGGHPPANYVHVKNNACCSRGGGSNSLFVKVKMEGIGIGRKIDLKLYHSYQTLVPILIGMFGKCRADVDMYNLMYQDEQGGWLLAGDVPWRILVNSVRRLKLVKKIG